Proteins encoded by one window of Silvibacterium dinghuense:
- a CDS encoding alpha/beta hydrolase family protein codes for MVTRFSLGLFLSACGLVLPAAAQAPPQGLHFPTNEELRHTRSMAQPRLSPDGRSVLLTVTDSTADGARSHLWLVDIKQNTARQLTFTPAGEKRGENNGQWMPDGDSILFLAHRGEHTQLYRLSMEGGEARAYDLKITPTVDTSKLPDAIPPAKTDAAKPDTADKPEQIPLDVENYSPSPDGRWIAILAHDPETPGEKKAHDDKADAVWVDHDPHGSRLYLLDPESGKLTPVSVAPDVDSVAWARQSDRILAVARGMNNAGDLGPDASSWLVSTGDPDHPRKLTQLPATVEGAIWSDDGKHLYFMAQSAADAPPGYSDLYSYSFDDSSIKNLTGGYSGSLAHQLPIQDDSRLLVPVQTGTRIGVLRLNPDSPADKQEPVKFDTATVTNLDTNDRRNGWVWLGSSSTQPMTLFYAEKLSRSAHALNAPTLMPAAWPQVQSQLVSWKNEGLTMEGLLYLPPEAANRKVPLIVDVHGGPTGAFEDAYYPLIEFLLGQGWAVFRTNPRGSTGYGAAFAAANKNDLGGADYRDIMSGVDTVLARYPLDTSRMALMGYSYGGEMAGFVEGKTTRFKAIVSGAPVIDQNSEYGTESGSWYDRWFYGKPWEHEADAWRQSPLSGVSHAKTPFLLLQGEADTTDPLGQSQEMYRALRQMGVPVDMVQYPRENHGPLANGIFGNPSPEPWHGFDGRQRIVKFFKTAFGE; via the coding sequence ATGGTGACACGCTTTTCTCTCGGGCTCTTTCTCTCTGCTTGTGGACTCGTGCTTCCGGCCGCGGCGCAAGCACCGCCGCAGGGTCTCCACTTCCCCACAAACGAAGAACTGCGTCACACCCGCAGCATGGCCCAGCCGCGCCTCTCGCCCGACGGCCGCAGCGTGCTCCTCACCGTCACCGACTCCACCGCCGATGGCGCCCGCAGCCACCTCTGGCTGGTCGACATCAAGCAGAACACCGCCCGCCAGCTCACCTTCACCCCGGCCGGAGAGAAGCGCGGCGAGAACAACGGCCAGTGGATGCCGGACGGCGACTCCATCCTCTTCCTTGCGCATCGCGGCGAGCACACGCAACTCTATCGTCTTTCCATGGAAGGTGGCGAGGCCCGCGCCTACGACCTCAAGATCACGCCGACTGTCGACACCTCGAAGCTGCCGGACGCTATTCCGCCCGCCAAGACGGATGCCGCAAAGCCCGATACCGCCGATAAGCCTGAGCAGATTCCCCTCGACGTGGAAAACTACAGCCCGTCACCCGACGGCCGCTGGATCGCCATTCTTGCGCACGATCCGGAAACGCCTGGCGAGAAAAAAGCGCACGATGACAAGGCTGACGCTGTATGGGTCGATCACGATCCTCATGGCTCGCGTCTCTATCTTCTCGATCCCGAAAGCGGCAAGCTCACACCCGTCTCCGTTGCGCCCGATGTCGACTCTGTAGCCTGGGCCCGCCAGTCCGACCGCATCCTGGCCGTGGCCCGCGGCATGAACAACGCCGGCGACCTTGGCCCCGATGCGTCCTCATGGCTCGTCTCTACCGGCGACCCCGATCATCCTCGTAAGCTCACCCAGCTTCCCGCCACGGTGGAAGGAGCTATCTGGTCCGACGACGGCAAGCATCTCTACTTTATGGCGCAATCCGCTGCCGACGCCCCTCCGGGCTACAGCGATCTTTACAGTTACAGCTTTGACGACAGTTCCATCAAAAACCTTACCGGCGGCTACAGCGGCAGCCTCGCTCACCAGTTGCCGATTCAGGATGACAGCCGACTCCTCGTTCCCGTCCAGACCGGCACCCGCATCGGCGTCCTTCGCCTCAACCCCGACTCACCGGCCGACAAGCAGGAGCCGGTCAAATTCGACACTGCCACGGTGACAAATCTCGACACCAATGACCGCCGCAATGGCTGGGTCTGGCTGGGCTCTTCCAGCACACAACCCATGACCCTCTTTTACGCTGAAAAACTGAGTCGCAGCGCGCACGCACTCAACGCGCCCACGCTCATGCCGGCTGCCTGGCCACAGGTACAATCGCAGCTCGTAAGCTGGAAGAATGAGGGCCTGACCATGGAGGGACTCCTCTATCTGCCGCCAGAGGCTGCGAACAGGAAGGTCCCGCTCATCGTCGATGTTCACGGCGGCCCCACCGGCGCCTTTGAAGATGCCTACTACCCGCTCATCGAGTTTCTACTCGGCCAGGGATGGGCTGTCTTCCGCACCAACCCCCGCGGCTCCACAGGCTACGGAGCCGCCTTCGCTGCTGCGAATAAGAACGACCTTGGAGGCGCCGACTATCGCGACATTATGAGCGGTGTCGATACCGTGCTTGCCCGCTATCCGCTCGATACCTCGCGCATGGCTTTGATGGGCTACAGCTATGGCGGCGAGATGGCCGGCTTTGTCGAAGGCAAGACGACACGCTTCAAGGCTATTGTCAGCGGTGCGCCGGTCATCGACCAGAACAGCGAGTACGGCACCGAATCCGGCTCCTGGTACGACCGCTGGTTCTACGGCAAGCCGTGGGAGCACGAGGCCGACGCCTGGCGGCAGAGCCCGCTCTCAGGCGTCTCCCATGCCAAGACACCGTTCCTGCTGCTGCAGGGCGAAGCAGATACGACAGACCCACTTGGCCAGAGCCAGGAGATGTACCGCGCTCTCCGCCAGATGGGGGTACCCGTCGATATGGTGCAATACCCGCGCGAGAACCATGGACCGCTCGCCAACGGCATCTTCGGCAACCCCAGCCCCGAACCCTGGCATGGCTTCGATGGCCGCCAGCGCATCGTGAAGTTTTTCAAGACCGCGTTTGGAGAATGA
- a CDS encoding L,D-transpeptidase family protein — MCLLAVTACSHHTQPLPAGEQADHIVILKSQHQMVLMTQGKLLRTYRVALGRASGNKERRGDHKTPLGHYVIDQKNAQSRFHLALHVSYPNAADQQHAREAGVDPGDAILIHGVRKQFAWLGSLQHDIDWTDGCIAVTNDEMDEVWKLVPTGTPVDIEP; from the coding sequence ATGTGCCTTTTAGCGGTGACAGCTTGTTCGCACCACACACAGCCGCTCCCTGCGGGAGAGCAGGCTGACCACATCGTAATTCTGAAATCGCAGCACCAGATGGTTCTGATGACCCAGGGAAAGCTGCTCAGAACCTATCGCGTCGCTCTCGGCCGGGCAAGCGGTAACAAAGAGCGGCGAGGGGACCATAAGACGCCATTAGGGCACTATGTGATCGATCAGAAGAACGCACAGAGCCGGTTCCACCTAGCGCTGCACGTCTCCTATCCGAATGCAGCCGACCAGCAGCATGCCCGTGAAGCCGGTGTCGATCCGGGAGATGCCATCCTGATCCATGGCGTGAGAAAGCAATTCGCGTGGCTGGGCTCGCTACAGCATGACATCGACTGGACCGATGGCTGCATCGCCGTAACCAACGATGAGATGGATGAAGTCTGGAAGCTGGTTCCCACGGGGACTCCGGTGGATATCGAACCTTAG
- a CDS encoding DoxX family membrane protein translates to MAREKGIADEKLAYGLLRALAGLNLLMHGASRILGGASAFSGKMQAEFAHSVLPPVLTQLFFSVLPPVEMILGALLLIGLRTRATLVAAMVWMMVLTFGSSLIQDWQAASIQLLYGLVYAALLGLRRFDGLSIDAWMRRSRE, encoded by the coding sequence ATGGCCAGAGAGAAGGGAATTGCTGACGAGAAGCTGGCTTATGGACTGCTCCGTGCGCTTGCCGGCTTAAACCTGCTGATGCACGGGGCGAGCCGCATTCTTGGCGGTGCCTCTGCGTTTAGTGGAAAGATGCAGGCGGAGTTTGCGCACAGCGTGCTTCCACCTGTCTTGACGCAGCTTTTCTTCTCCGTGTTGCCGCCGGTGGAGATGATCCTTGGCGCGCTGCTGCTGATCGGCTTGCGCACGCGTGCCACGCTGGTGGCGGCCATGGTATGGATGATGGTGCTGACCTTCGGTTCTTCGCTCATTCAGGACTGGCAGGCCGCATCCATCCAGCTTCTCTATGGGCTGGTATATGCGGCGCTGCTGGGTCTGCGGCGGTTCGATGGGCTCTCTATAGATGCGTGGATGCGGCGGAGTCGGGAATAA